The Nitrospirota bacterium genome window below encodes:
- the thrC gene encoding threonine synthase produces MIRWRGVIEEYRKFLPVTEKTPVVTLGEGNTPLIPAARLARKIRPGIELYLKYEGANPTGSFKDRGMTLAISKALEAGAKAVICASTGNTSASAAAYGARAGLAVYVLIPAGKIALGKLSQAMMHQATVIQIEGNFDQALAIVKEIAAAYPIELVNSINPFRIEGQKTAAMEVCDRLGSAPTFHVLPVGNAGNITAYWRGYREYLAAGQITRAPRMMGFQAAGAAPIVLGRIVENPQTVATAIRIGNPASWKGALQAVEESSGQIDMVTDEEILKAYQLVAAEEGVFCEPASAASVAGAIKLGAKGAFQEGDRIVCTLTGHGLKDADTAIGVSREPLTIKASRDEVIRLLKL; encoded by the coding sequence ATGATCCGATGGCGCGGTGTGATCGAGGAGTACCGGAAGTTCCTGCCGGTGACGGAGAAGACCCCCGTCGTGACGCTGGGCGAGGGGAACACGCCGCTCATTCCGGCCGCGCGGCTGGCCCGCAAGATCCGTCCGGGGATCGAGCTCTACCTGAAGTACGAAGGCGCCAACCCCACCGGCTCCTTCAAGGACCGGGGGATGACGCTGGCGATCTCGAAAGCGCTGGAAGCGGGAGCCAAGGCCGTGATCTGCGCCTCGACCGGGAATACCTCGGCCTCGGCGGCGGCCTACGGAGCGCGGGCCGGCCTGGCCGTGTACGTGCTGATTCCGGCGGGCAAGATCGCGCTGGGCAAACTGTCCCAGGCCATGATGCACCAGGCCACGGTCATCCAGATCGAGGGAAACTTCGACCAGGCCCTCGCGATCGTCAAGGAGATCGCGGCGGCCTATCCGATCGAGCTGGTCAACTCGATCAACCCGTTCCGGATCGAGGGGCAGAAGACGGCGGCGATGGAGGTCTGCGACCGGCTCGGCAGCGCGCCGACCTTTCATGTCCTGCCGGTGGGAAACGCCGGCAACATCACGGCCTACTGGCGCGGGTATCGGGAATACCTGGCCGCAGGCCAGATCACCCGCGCGCCGCGCATGATGGGATTCCAGGCTGCGGGCGCGGCGCCGATCGTGCTCGGTCGGATCGTAGAGAATCCCCAGACCGTCGCGACGGCGATCCGCATCGGCAACCCCGCCAGTTGGAAGGGGGCGCTGCAGGCGGTGGAGGAGTCCTCGGGCCAGATCGACATGGTGACGGACGAGGAGATTCTCAAGGCTTACCAACTGGTGGCGGCCGAGGAGGGGGTCTTCTGCGAGCCGGCCTCGGCGGCCTCGGTGGCCGGCGCGATCAAGTTGGGCGCGAAGGGGGCCTTCCAAGAGGGGGACCGGATCGTCTGCACCTTGACCGGCCACGGTCTGAAGGATGCGGACACGGCCATCGGCGTGTCGCGCGAGCCGCTGACGATCAAGGCCAGCCGAGACGAGGTCATCCGTCTGCTGAAGCTGTGA